GCGTTAGGCGTTGTTTATGCATGATTTATTCGCTTTGTCCAGTCAAGTGGCTGGTGTTGAGTTTTGTGGGCCGTTGCAAATTTTCCTGCGGCGTTTTGCTAACCAAAGGTGACCGTTGTTCCGATAACCAGAAGTGACAGGCCACGGACGGCCTGGGAGTACCAGCAGACCCAATCACGGAGGAATACATCATGGGCATGGCAATCAACACAAACCTGATGGCGAACAACGCTTACGGCAACCTCAACCGCACGCAGAACGACGTGTCCAAGTCGATGGAGAAGCTCTCCAGCGGCCTGCGCATCAACCGTGCAGCTGACGACGCAGCAGGCCTGGCAATTTCGGAAGGCCTGAAATCCCAGGTCAGCGGTTCGGCAGTGGCCGCCCGTAACGCCCAGGACGGCATCTCGGTCATCCAGACCACTGAAGGCGCACTGACGGAAGTCCACTCGATCCTCCAGCGCATGCGCGACCTCGCTGTCCAGGGCTCGAACGACACCAACAACACCGCTTCCCGTGCAGCGATCAAGGGCGAAGGTGACTCGCTCGGCAAGGAACTGGACCGTCTCACGCAGTCCACCCAGTTCAACGGCATCGATCTGCTCAAGGGTGCTGCCGGAAACAGCGGCGCGTCCCTGAACATCCAGGTCGGCACCGGCGGCAGCGCCAACGACAAGATCGCCGTCAACCTCGGCGACGTCGCAACCGCCGTCGGAACCGGCGCCACGGGCCTCTCCGGCGCCGCAGGTGCTGGAGGCTTCAAGGTGGACACGAGCGCCAACGCCCAGCTCACCATCGCTGCCGTTGACACCGCCATCGCGGCAGTTTCGGCTCAGCGCGCGGACCTGGGTGCAACCCAGAACCGTTTGGAGCACGCCACGAAGACCCTTCAGGTCTCCGGCGAAAACCTGCAGGCGGCCGAGTCCCGCATCACGGACACGGACATGGCTTCGGAAATGGTCAAGTACACCAAGGCCAACATCATGTCCCAGGCCGGCACGGCAATGCTGGCCCAGGCCAACCAGTCCGGCCAGGGCGTCCTCTCGCTCCTGCGCTAAGACCTTCCGGTAGCTGACCGGTAATCAGCGAATGGCGGCCAGGACGGGAACACACCCCTGGCCGCCATTCGCGTCCCGGTCCCGCCCACATAACCAACCCATCCGGAAGGACCGAACGTGGCAAGCTCGATCGACGGCCTCGCCAGCGGCTTGAACACCACCTCCATCATTAATTCGCTCATGGCGGTGGAGGCACAACCGCAGACACAACTGAAGACGAAGCTAGCGTCAGACCAGACGATGATTTCGACCCTTCAGTCGCTCAACTCGAAGTTGTCATCACTGAAGGACCTCGCGAGCGGCGACTCGGCCGTGAACGCCTTGAACTTGTTTAGCGCCACCACGAGTTCGCCGGCGCTCAGTGCGACGGCGACCACCTCCGCGACCGCGGGCTCCATCGACGTCACAGTCACCCAGTTGGCCCAGAGCCAAGTGGACGTCACCGCAGCCATGAGCAGCTGGCCCACGGACGGCTCGGGTGCCCCCGCGCGCCTGACGCTCGTCGACTCCACGGGAAAACAGACCGAGATCACGCCCGCATCCACCTCTCTTGACGACGTCGTAACGGCAGTCAACGCCGCGTCCGGCCCGGCCCGTGCCGTGAAGGTTCCGGCAGGCAACGGAGCCTATCGCCTTCAGCTGACCGCAACCACTTCAGGCGCGGCTGGAGCCTTCAGCGTCTACCAGGGCGCGGCAGCGCAGGTGAGCGCGGGCACCGCGACCGACCTGATGGCTGACCCTTCCGCCGCCGTCATCAAGGCCGCCCGGGATGCCAAAGCAACCCTGTACGCAGGCACTCCGGCGGCACAGACAATCACGTCCGGAACCAACACGTTCACCGACTTGCTTCCCGGTGTGTCAGTGACGGCCTCCGCTGTTACCGCAGCACCAGTGACCGTGAACATTGCGAGCGACTCCGCAGGGATCACCAAAAAGGCAGGGGACTTGGTGAACGCGGTCAATGACGTCCTCGGCTTCGTGTCCATCTACAGCGCGGTGACCCAGACGACCGACGCTCATGGCGCTTCAGCGGCCAGCGGCGGGATCTTCAGCGGCAACAGCGGTGTCCGCTCGGTCAACGACCAGGTCTTCTCCGCCATGTCGATGCCGGTCAACGGGAAGTCCCCCTCCGAATACGGAATCAACGTCACGAGGGATGGAAACTTCACTTTTGACGCGGCCAAGCTCCAATCGTCCTTGGCTTCGGATCCCGCCGGGACGCAGGCAGCTCTCCAGACCATTGCGTCCCGGGTGTCCGACGCTGCCACCAGCGCTACCGATCCGTCCACTGGTTCCGTCACCGCCCTGATCAAGGGCCAACAATCCGAAGTGGCCGACCTCGGCAGCCAGATCGCCGACTGGGACCTGCGCTTGGCCACCAGGCGGCAGACCCTGCAAACCACGTACAACGCCATGGAAGTCGCCCTTGGCCAACTCAACGCCCAGCAATCATGGCTCACGGGCCAGATTGCCGGCCTTTCGAGCTCGACGAAATAGGGAGCGTAAAGCATGACCTCCACAGCCCTCCGCGCCAGCCAGCTTTCCCGGTACAACGATGACGCCGTACTCTCGGCGCCGCCGGCCAGGCTTCTCACGATGCTTTATGACCGCTTGCTCCTGGACCTGAACCGTGCCCAGTTCGCCCAGGAAAATGCCAACTGGAGTGTCGCAAGCGAAAACCTGCTGCATGCCCAGTCGATCGTCACGGAGCTGTCCTCCACCCTGAAGACCGATGTGTGGGATGGGGCATCCGGGCTGCTGAGCATCTACCAGTACGCGATGGAAGCCATGGTCGGCGCCAACATCTACCGCGACGTCAACCGGACCAAGGAATGCATTGTGCTCCTGGAGCCGCTCCGGCAAGGCTGGCACGACGCCGCTTCGCAGCTGCCGGTCCAGGCCACGGTATCCGGGACGGCACGGACGAACGGCACACTCGGTGTCGGCTGATCCGGTACAGGAATGGTCCGACATCCTGGACCGGCTCGAAGCGGACATCGCCGTGGCCGTCTCCGGCGGCGAGGTTGGGCCATGGAATCCGCCTGCCGAGGCCAGGACCGGACCACTTCCTGAGGAGCTGGCGGACCGGGCGCGCAGGATCCTGGACGCGCAACTGGAGTCGATGGCCATGCTCGGCAAGGTCCGCAACGACGCCCTAGCCCACTTGGACGCCCTCAGTGCCGTCCCGGACAGCCAAAGTTCAGCGCTCCCGCTTTTCCTCGACGTGCAGGGCTGAAGAGAGTACCGAAAACAATCTTGTAATCGGCTAACGGATGCCCCTCGCTTGCCGATGGTGGAAGTTGAGCAGGGATGCTCGATGCACGGCCACGGATCGGCCTCTTCATACTATTCGCGAAGGCAGGCCGTCGTGTTCGAGTCAGTGACTTCTGTTGCCCTTGGTAGCGCCCTGGACGGGCTCTCATTGCGCCAGCGCACCATCGCCAACAACATCGCCAACATCAACACGCCGAACTACCACGCCAAAAGGGTCCAATTCGAAGACGCACTCGCGGCCTCGGTGAGCGCCGGAGACGGGCACACCGCGGCTACCGTCACTACCTCCCAGGAACCCACCCAGCTCAACGGCAACAACGTGAACCTGGATACCGAAACCCTCTCGAACGTGGACACCGTCTTGCGCTACCAGTTCGCCTCCCGGGCCATCGGCGAGCAATTCACCGCACTCCGCACGGCCATGAGGACCAGCTGATGACTTTCGACGCGATCGGGATCGCCGGCTCCGCCCTGACTGTCCACCGAAAGTGGCTCGACGCCGTTTCCGACAACCTGGCCAACATGAATACCGCCACGCGCACCAGCGGCAAGGCGTTCCAAGCCCGCTACATTGAGGCCGCCGAGGGCAGCAACGGAAACGGCGTGTACGTGAAAAGCACTCCCCAAGGCAGCGCGACCGGCAGGCTCGTGTACCAGCCGGACCATCCGCTTGCCGATGCCCAAGGCTATGTCCGTTACCCGGACATCGACCTCGCCGAACAGATGGGTGCCCTGATCGTGGCGCAACGCGGCTACCAGGCCAACGCCCAAGTGGTGGACCGCGCCCGTGAGACTTACCAGGCAGCGCTTGAGATAGGAAAATCCTGATGGCTTTGGACCCGATCGGCGCAATTCAAGGCGGCGGGGCGCTTTCCGTGCAAGGCGTCACCGGTACCGGCTACCTGGGCGGCAATGTAACCGGAGCCGCGGGAACCTCGGACAGCAACGGCTTCGCGACGGCGCTGACCGGTGCCGTGGACAACCTCCAGTCCCTGCAGTCGACGTCGAACCAGCTGGCAGTGTCTGCGGTGACGGGCAACCTTGACGACATCCACAAGGCGACGATCGCTGCGACGCGCGCCCAGATCACCATCGAGCTTGTCTCCACGGTGCGGAACAAGGGCGTTGACGCGTTCAACGAGATCATGAGGATGCAGGCCTGATGCCTCCACAGATTGCCGCCTTCTTCCGCAAGATGGGCGATGGATTCAAGGGGTTCACCGCCGGGCAGCGCACCATCGCCATCATCGGCATCGCCGTTCTGGTCCTCGGCGGAGTGGCCCTGTCAGCATGGTTGGGCAAGCCGTCCTACTCGCCGCTGTTCTCCGGATTGAAGGACACGGATGCCAACGGGATCGTGGAGCAGCTGCGCAAGGACAATGTCCCGTACGAGCTCAGCAACGGCGGTTCCACCATCCTGGTTCCCGATGACAAGGTCAACGACGAACGGCTCAAAGCCGCCGCGGCGGGCCTCCCTGCGGCCGCGGCAACGGGATATTCACTGCTCGACAAGCTCGGGGTGACCTCATCCGAGTTCCAGCAGTCCGTGACTTACAAGCGTGCGCTCGAGGGCGAACTCGCCACCACCATCCAGGCCATGGACGGCGTGAAGACAGCCGCTGTGCAGTTGGCCATTCCGGCCAAGACAGTCTTCGTGGACAAGGCTCCAGACGCAACGGCATCCGTGTTCGTGGAAACGCAGCCGGGTGTCACCCTGTCTGCCGATAAGGTCCAGGCGATCGTGCACTTGACGTCCGCCGCGATCGAAAACCTGAAGCCGACAAACGTGACCGTGGTGGATTCCCAGGGCAACGTCCTCTCCACGGTGGGAGGGGGAGCCACGGGATCCTCGTCCAAGCAAGCCGCCGATTACCAACAGCGGACGTCCGATTCGGTGAAGGCCGTGCTGGACAGGGTGGTGGGACCGGGAAACGCCACCGTAGCCGTCGCGGCCGACGTGACCGCCGAGTCCGCGCAGCAGCGCAGCGAGACGTTCTCCACCGCCAAGGATGCCGCTCCGCTCAGCGAGACCACAAAGACCGAGAAGTACACGGGGACCGGCGGCGGCGCCTCCGGTGTCCTTGGACCGGACAACATTGCCGTGCCGGGCGGCACCAACGGCAACGGAACCTTCGACTCCAGCGACACCACCAAGAACAACGCCGTCAACAAGGTCACGGAAGACCGCACCATTCCGCAAGGCGCCGTGAAACGCCAGACCATCTCAGTGGCGATCAACCAGTCGGCTGCGGCCGGACTCAACGTCAACTCGGTCAAGGCTCTCGTTACTTCCGCGGCGGGCGTCGATCCCACCCGCGGCGACGTGGTGACGGTTGAAGTGCTGCCCTTCAGTACCTCGGCCGCAGACGCGGCGGCTCAGGCATTGGGCGCGGCCAAAGCGCAAGCCGATGCCAAGCAACAGTCGGATTTGATGAACACGCTCATCCTGTCGGGCAGCATCCTGCTGGCAGTTGTCGCGCTGATTGTGCTTGTGCTGATCCTCCTCCGGCGCAGGCAGCGACGCGAACCGGTTGACCTTGGCGAACGCCTTGACTACGAGATGCTGCCGCAAGGCGTCTCCACGGCTGCGCTCGAAGGACCGCCTGCCACATCGGCGATCGAACTGCCGCCCGTGCCTCCCGTTCCGGCCCTGCCCATGCCCGGCTTGCCGATACCAGGAGCCGAGGCTCTCGACGGCGAGCGGCGGCGGGCCCAGATTGAAGCCATGGTTGCCGAGAACCCGGCCCGGACCGCTGACTACCTTCGTGGACTCATGGACGAAAGGCAGTCCGTATGAGGGCCGGGGAGTTGGACGTAAGCGGCTTGAGCGGTGCCCAGAAGGTGGCCGTAGTGCTGATGCAGATGAGCCCGGCCAGTGCAGCCTCCGTCATGACCCAGTTCTCCGAATCCGAGGCCGAAGACATCGCGGCTGAGATTGTCCGCTTGCGCCGCGTCTCCTCAACCGTGGCGGACCACGTCATGACCGAGTTCCACGACCTTGCGGTCAGCGGCCGCCGCACGGCCCGCGGCGGCCAGGAATTCGCCGTCGGGCTCCTGGAAGCGTCCTTCGGTGCGGACAAAGCGGCCGGTTTCATGGACCGTCTCGCCTCGACCATGGCCGGGAAGTCGTTCGAATTCCTGGAAATGATGGATTCCGGACAACTGCTGGCCCTCATCGACGGCGAGATGCCGCAGACCATTGCCCTGATCCTGGCGCATTTGCGGCCGGGCAAGGCTTCCGCGGTCATGGCCGGACTGGGCGACGTGCAGCGCAGTGAGGTGGCCCGTTGCATCGCCACGATGGGGATGGCTTCGCCGGAGGCCGTGGGCATCGTGGCCGAGACCCTCAAGGTTCGCGCCGGGGCCGTCATGTCGCAAAGGAAGTCGAGCGAAATTGTCGGCGGGATCCAGCCGCTCGTCGACATCATCAACCGCTCCGACGTCAACACCGAACGCTCCGTGCTGGAAGGCCTGGAGACCCTCGACCCGGAGCTTGCCACGGAAGTGCGCGCCCGGATGCTGACCTTCGTGGATATCGTGAAATTGGAACGCCGCGACATCCAACAGATCCTGCGTGGCGTCAATGCCGAAGTGCTCGCTGTCGCCATGAAGGGTGCCCCTGCCGTGGTGCTCGAGGCCGTACGCACCAACGTGTCCGGCCGCAACCTCGAAATCCTGGAAGCCGAAATGGCTTCCGCCGGGCCGGTGCGCGCCTCCCAGGTCGAAGAAGCCCGGGCAGAGATCGTCCGTTCCATCCGTGAGTTGGAAGCGGAAGGCGCCATCGTGGTCCGGCGCGGCGAAGAAGACGATTATGTCTATTGAGGCTGAGCTCCAGAGGGTGGTCTTCCCGGACATCCAGCCTGCCGCGCGATCGCGCAAGGAGGACCGGGGGTTCACCCAGGGGCACGCGTCAGGTTACGCCGCCGGGGTCCAGGCTGCAGCTGCGGAACAGCGCCGTCTGAGCGAGCAGTTTCACGCCGAACACCGCGCAATGCTCGACGCCGGACGCCTGGCTGTGGCGCATGCCGTCGGCGTGCTCGAAGCGGCCACTGCCGCGTTCCAGCAGCGCCGTGGCGCGGTGTTGGAGGAGGCTCAGGACGTGTTGGCAGCCAGCGCGATGGAGCTTGCCGAAGCCATCCTGGGCTACGAAATCAACGACGGCGGGAACACGGCCCGCGCCGCGTTGGCCCGAGCCCTCGCAACGGTCTCCGACGTGCAAACGGTAACCACTGTGCGCCTCCACCCTGCGGACCTTGCCGCGCTGGCCGCCGTCGACGTCGGGAAGGTGGCCGGCGTCGAACTCAAGGCCGATCCCGCACTGAATCCCGGCGATGCGATCGCGGAGTATCCGCAGGGTTGGCTCGACGCCCGGCTCAGCACCGCTGTGGCCAGGGCCAAGGCAGCCCTGCTGGGGAACGACGCATGAGCATTACCGACTTCCGGCCGCACCCGGGCCGTTTCCGCGCAGCCCTCGCCGCCGCGGCACCTCAGCGCGTGGGCACCGTGACGTCCGTGCTCGGCCTTGGCCTGGAGATCTCCGGGTTGGACTGCGCGGTGGGAGATCTGGTGACCGTGGGCGAGGCACCCGGGCTCGACGCCGAAGTGGTCGCCTCGGTCAGTGGCGCCGTGCGATGCATGCCGCTCGGACGGTTGACAGGGGTGGCCGCGGGAGATCCGGCACGTTCCAAGGGCGCCCCCATCCTGGTCCCCACCGGCCGTGGCCTCTTCGGGCGGGTACTGGATGGGCTCGGGCGTCCGATCGACGGCAAGGGCCCGTTGCCCGCAAGCCCCATGGTCCCTTTGGACAACGAGGCCCCATCGGCGATGCACCGCGCCCGGGTGGACACCCCGCTCCAGACCGGGGTCCGGGTCCTGGACACCATGGCCACTCTTGGCCGCGGCCAGCGC
This genomic interval from Arthrobacter sp. FW306-2-2C-D06B contains the following:
- a CDS encoding flagellin N-terminal helical domain-containing protein → MGMAINTNLMANNAYGNLNRTQNDVSKSMEKLSSGLRINRAADDAAGLAISEGLKSQVSGSAVAARNAQDGISVIQTTEGALTEVHSILQRMRDLAVQGSNDTNNTASRAAIKGEGDSLGKELDRLTQSTQFNGIDLLKGAAGNSGASLNIQVGTGGSANDKIAVNLGDVATAVGTGATGLSGAAGAGGFKVDTSANAQLTIAAVDTAIAAVSAQRADLGATQNRLEHATKTLQVSGENLQAAESRITDTDMASEMVKYTKANIMSQAGTAMLAQANQSGQGVLSLLR
- the fliD gene encoding flagellar filament capping protein FliD is translated as MASSIDGLASGLNTTSIINSLMAVEAQPQTQLKTKLASDQTMISTLQSLNSKLSSLKDLASGDSAVNALNLFSATTSSPALSATATTSATAGSIDVTVTQLAQSQVDVTAAMSSWPTDGSGAPARLTLVDSTGKQTEITPASTSLDDVVTAVNAASGPARAVKVPAGNGAYRLQLTATTSGAAGAFSVYQGAAAQVSAGTATDLMADPSAAVIKAARDAKATLYAGTPAAQTITSGTNTFTDLLPGVSVTASAVTAAPVTVNIASDSAGITKKAGDLVNAVNDVLGFVSIYSAVTQTTDAHGASAASGGIFSGNSGVRSVNDQVFSAMSMPVNGKSPSEYGINVTRDGNFTFDAAKLQSSLASDPAGTQAALQTIASRVSDAATSATDPSTGSVTALIKGQQSEVADLGSQIADWDLRLATRRQTLQTTYNAMEVALGQLNAQQSWLTGQIAGLSSSTK
- the fliS gene encoding flagellar export chaperone FliS, whose amino-acid sequence is MTSTALRASQLSRYNDDAVLSAPPARLLTMLYDRLLLDLNRAQFAQENANWSVASENLLHAQSIVTELSSTLKTDVWDGASGLLSIYQYAMEAMVGANIYRDVNRTKECIVLLEPLRQGWHDAASQLPVQATVSGTARTNGTLGVG
- a CDS encoding flagellar basal body rod protein FlgB: MFESVTSVALGSALDGLSLRQRTIANNIANINTPNYHAKRVQFEDALAASVSAGDGHTAATVTTSQEPTQLNGNNVNLDTETLSNVDTVLRYQFASRAIGEQFTALRTAMRTS
- a CDS encoding flagellar basal body rod protein FlgC, whose translation is MTFDAIGIAGSALTVHRKWLDAVSDNLANMNTATRTSGKAFQARYIEAAEGSNGNGVYVKSTPQGSATGRLVYQPDHPLADAQGYVRYPDIDLAEQMGALIVAQRGYQANAQVVDRARETYQAALEIGKS
- the fliE gene encoding flagellar hook-basal body complex protein FliE; translation: MALDPIGAIQGGGALSVQGVTGTGYLGGNVTGAAGTSDSNGFATALTGAVDNLQSLQSTSNQLAVSAVTGNLDDIHKATIAATRAQITIELVSTVRNKGVDAFNEIMRMQA
- the fliF gene encoding flagellar basal-body MS-ring/collar protein FliF, with the translated sequence MPPQIAAFFRKMGDGFKGFTAGQRTIAIIGIAVLVLGGVALSAWLGKPSYSPLFSGLKDTDANGIVEQLRKDNVPYELSNGGSTILVPDDKVNDERLKAAAAGLPAAAATGYSLLDKLGVTSSEFQQSVTYKRALEGELATTIQAMDGVKTAAVQLAIPAKTVFVDKAPDATASVFVETQPGVTLSADKVQAIVHLTSAAIENLKPTNVTVVDSQGNVLSTVGGGATGSSSKQAADYQQRTSDSVKAVLDRVVGPGNATVAVAADVTAESAQQRSETFSTAKDAAPLSETTKTEKYTGTGGGASGVLGPDNIAVPGGTNGNGTFDSSDTTKNNAVNKVTEDRTIPQGAVKRQTISVAINQSAAAGLNVNSVKALVTSAAGVDPTRGDVVTVEVLPFSTSAADAAAQALGAAKAQADAKQQSDLMNTLILSGSILLAVVALIVLVLILLRRRQRREPVDLGERLDYEMLPQGVSTAALEGPPATSAIELPPVPPVPALPMPGLPIPGAEALDGERRRAQIEAMVAENPARTADYLRGLMDERQSV
- the fliG gene encoding flagellar motor switch protein FliG produces the protein MRAGELDVSGLSGAQKVAVVLMQMSPASAASVMTQFSESEAEDIAAEIVRLRRVSSTVADHVMTEFHDLAVSGRRTARGGQEFAVGLLEASFGADKAAGFMDRLASTMAGKSFEFLEMMDSGQLLALIDGEMPQTIALILAHLRPGKASAVMAGLGDVQRSEVARCIATMGMASPEAVGIVAETLKVRAGAVMSQRKSSEIVGGIQPLVDIINRSDVNTERSVLEGLETLDPELATEVRARMLTFVDIVKLERRDIQQILRGVNAEVLAVAMKGAPAVVLEAVRTNVSGRNLEILEAEMASAGPVRASQVEEARAEIVRSIRELEAEGAIVVRRGEEDDYVY
- a CDS encoding FliH/SctL family protein — its product is MSIEAELQRVVFPDIQPAARSRKEDRGFTQGHASGYAAGVQAAAAEQRRLSEQFHAEHRAMLDAGRLAVAHAVGVLEAATAAFQQRRGAVLEEAQDVLAASAMELAEAILGYEINDGGNTARAALARALATVSDVQTVTTVRLHPADLAALAAVDVGKVAGVELKADPALNPGDAIAEYPQGWLDARLSTAVARAKAALLGNDA